The Silene latifolia isolate original U9 population chromosome Y, ASM4854445v1, whole genome shotgun sequence sequence TAACTTAGGAAACTCGGTACAAAGGTTATCGGGAAGCACACGGATAACACTCAAGGAATGAGTTGACTTTCTACTAAGGGCTTCGGCAActacatttgcctttccttcatggtataaCAATTCcacatcatagtcattcactaactccaaccatcgtcgttgcctcatattcaattcctTTTGGCTAAAAATATACCCCAAACTTTTAAAATTGGTGTAGATTtggcaatgaactccaatgagGTAATGTCTCCACATCTTTAAGGCATGAACAACGATGGATAACTCAAGATCATGAGTGGggtagttcacctcatgaactttCAATTGTTGCAAAGCATAAGCAACAACCCTCCTATTTTGCATAAGAACACAACCTAAAACCATCTTAGAAGTATCACAAAAAACATCAAACTCtactccatcctcgggcaaggtcaaaacgggagcggtagtcaaccttctCTTCAACTTATGGAATGCTTCCTCACAGCTTTGGTCCATAAgaacttggtctctttcttcaaaagttgagtcatcggtctagcaagcttagTAAAATACTTCACAAAGCGAtggtaataacccgccaaacccaagaaactacgatCTCACCAAATTGGTCAGGCTCTTCCATTCCattatggcttcaatctttgaaggGTTTACCATAATACCTTCCTTATATATCACATGACTAGGAAAAGACaccatagacaaccaaaattcacacttggagaatttggcaaaccacttttgacgacgtaGAACTTCCAAGATAGTACGAAGATGATCGGCATGCTCCTCTTCGGACTTAGAAAAGATGAGaatatcgtcaatgaagaccATAACACACTTGCCAAGAACTTACTAAAAGTTCGGTTCATATGGTCCATGAAGATAGCAGGAGCATTGGTTAATCGAAAGGGCATCatcttaaactcgaaatgtccatatctcgtgctaaaggcggtttTTGGAATATCGGAATCACGAACGGGGATttgatgataaccggatctcaaatctgTAAAACCCCCATCAAtaaaggagccttaacaagaccttccccagcagataagggcgttaccatctcggttgcccgaggaatagtaaatatcaaacgtcaataaaagaataattaagtttattacaagttatCTCAACAAAGAAAGGTACAACTGATAACAACTATCAACTACGTAAAACTATCCATGCCATAACTCGTGGTAGACACGTCCctccataatggatcacggcagacacaacccaagaagaaaacacaaacaacaccacactaggtcagtaactgaagaaccaCACAACACTAGTTACAACATACATACATCCAACACCACTTCCAATTACCCATCactcctctgactgcccgaaggttcAAGTCCTATTAGATTatggccgcaaccagtaatccacaccgccagtaggggaccgcagccgttcccacctaagccccgcccatttttaccgagcgcaaacccatgttccttaatgtgcacatcccctgtTTTGGCGGTTtctacaaggggcgaatcaagggcatgaagccactcccgcaagtgaccccactcaaccgagggcgctgtaatactacggttttctatgtctataggtactctatcgagtggggcttactctgtcgagtaagtatgtttttacgcaaaacaatagcctgcctgttgggtactcaatcgagtaagtgtgacactcgatcgagtaaggggcagtcgatcgagtaagtcacttactcgatcgagtaagtgagtcttatgGGTTATTTTGCCGGGATTTGATAGTAACACGAGAAGGATATGAAAGCATCTTTCGTCAGTTTCTTGTCATTTTACCCTTTTCTAAGTTTCATAAGAAATAAAAACAAGGTACATTACTCTCCTCTTttgcattgctatcaaatcctaagggctagagtcgttggatcattgagttctttacgccattgagaccgtcgtattgtgagtaagcttctagtatgatttttatatcgtttcattgattttagttgaaaccctaattgggtagtttgggggttttggggagtattgttgatgctagattgtgattgtatgatttagtgtttataggaggtgatttcgttgaaaaACGAgtatgattagctgattgtgacgatcttgtggttactattctaggtagggtttccctactcagtattctttacatggcattgttgataatttattgttgttgttgttgttcttgtatATCATATCATTGTTGGATTTggagttggtgattgttgatagtataatatggttgttgtataactgtctgtggtttgcgagatgcgtcctcggctgagtggagtcacttgcaggagtggcttcacgcccttgattcgccttctatggaacccgtcacagaagggatgtgcacatttaggaacttgggtttatcgctcggatgagatgagcggggcttaggtgggaacggctgcggtcccccactggcggtgtggaatacatGTTgggatgagtattctggcaggactacacactttagtgtgtagtcaggtgtgtggtgatatgatggagattggtttggttgaattggattgttgtattgcttttgttgtatcatttgtgtaatcagtactggtcccgtttaattgttttaaaaactgtggtgatccattcagggatggcgagcagttgttgagcagctatgagttgatgcgcatgggatagctgggttgagtcgccACGAGCTGTTTAGAGTCTTCTGCTGTGTCATAGATATTCTTTATACTTtttcagttggtttgacagtttgagaaacagttgtatttactttatcagtttggtttatggacttgtatcgatttaaacatatttaataaagtatgtttcttcattgtctatttgatatacattgcctcgggtaaccgagatggtagctcttccatgccttaagtggtcctggtaagacccttggggtatgggggtgttataaagtggtaccagagcgacgattttggaacctgcaataatgaaccaaatgaacttagggagtcaaaataaaatgaactcgagtaggagttgttaggagctaatgc is a genomic window containing:
- the LOC141629270 gene encoding uncharacterized protein LOC141629270 translates to MDQSCEEAFHKLKRRLTTAPVLTLPEDGVEFDVFCDTSKMVLGCVLMQNRRVVAYALQQLKVHEVNYPTHDLELSIVVHALKMWRHYLIGVHCQIYTNFKRKANVVAEALSRKSTHSLSVIRVLPDNLCTEFPKLSLQLVESGFDYLVKLLEGKAKDCEIDASGYLHYQSRMFIPIKETWSLDRLGSAYVEEIVRYHGVPKKIVSDRDLRFCSRFWKALQDAMGCTLLMSTAFHAATDGQTEWTIQTLEDLLRACALDFHTS